One Nicotiana sylvestris chromosome 12, ASM39365v2, whole genome shotgun sequence genomic window carries:
- the LOC138883771 gene encoding uncharacterized protein: MQLGRYQVVPEDEDLTTQVIELHPEATLPETLVYRYLKNGTQVPDVAKGEVDPNYAACFEERSYVNNEPEPEPEPEPERPAKRPHVQAFDEKIPERLAWGEKEKKYQVAIHTLEEKLRNMEFNNDLQAQEAECERRRLAQENETLRAQVRKIRIAVRDYEDDLQKTEAELANARAKLAKNAEGRASFVRQLKEKYDKGMVSIKKKFNVLENEMSKQARDFKAEREHCYALMAQLEKDLQQLQEQNHTAEQVLDTRSQQIGRLLQEKGIIREWVRRIADHIVMKCNECEDMTRSMFFASVMIFVRQIMDDLFRLQEDMAQRHTTRPTRAAVEALMQVVSLFGILETHPYNTRSKDKLIMAGQELDASIIDLSREGEESDVNLKEELHKLKHQMVEMYQAWMKGHPPPSYPANLAFVLPLAQSQEPPTVDSSPAFPITITTKLVTQLLVINTKAIPWNYERVIVTYKGKEVKEEVNEAQGLTHSGRCFAPEELRKAKTYRDNPVLKKAVTEEETEEFLRKIKVQDYSNVEQLRKTPAQISLLLLLIHSDEHRQALMKILKEAHVPDKISVNHMENISNKIFEVNRVTFFDDELPVEGTEHNKALYLTIKYEDSVVIRVLVDNGSSENIYPLSTLNKLKVDDERIHKNNICIRGFDGGGKDSVGDIVIELTIGPVEFTMEFQVLDVAISYNLLLG; this comes from the exons ATGCAGTTGGGAAGATATCAGGTGGTGCCCGAAGATGAAGATTTGACCACCCAGGTCATTGAGCTACATCCAGAAGCTACATTGCCCGAAACTCTAGTATACCGGTATctgaaaaatggcacccaggtaccagatgtTGCAAAGGGGGAAGTGGATCCAAATTATGCCGCATGCTTTGAGGAAAGGTCTTATGTAAACAATGAACCAGAGCCTGAGCCTGAGCCCGAGCCCGAGAGGCCTGCCAAGAGAcctcatgttcaagcttttgatgagAAAATCCCAGAAAGGTTGGCATggggagaaaaggagaaaaaatatcaagTCGCAATACACACTTTGGAAGAGAAGCTGAGAAACATGGAATTCAATAATGATCTCCAGGCACAAGAAGCGGAATGTGAAAGAAGAAGGTTGGCCCAAGAGAATGAAACTCTCCGAGCCCAAGTCCGAAAAATAAGAATAGCAG TACGTGACTATGAGGATGATTTGCAAAAGACTGAAGCGGAGCTAGCAAACGCCCGAGCTAAGTTAGCTAAGAATGCGGAGGGACGGGCCAGTTTCGTTCGACAGCTGAAGGAGAAGTATGACAAGGGAATGGTGAGTATAAAGAAAAAGTTCAACGTCCTTGAGAATGAAATGTCCAAGCAGGCGAGAGACTTCAAAGCAGAAAGGGAGCACTGCTATGCCTTGATGGCACAGTTAGAGAAAGACCTGCAGCAGCTTCAAGAGCAGAATCATACAGCTGAACAAGTTTTGGATACCAGATCTCAGCAGATCGGACGGTTGCTACAAGAGAAGGGTATTATCAGGGAATGGGTTAGGAGAATTGCGGACcacattgtgatgaagtgcaacgagtgtgaagacatgaccagatccatgttctttgcttcagttatgatttttgtccgacAGATCATGGATGATTTGTTtcgcctccaagaagatatggcgCAAAGGCACACAACAAGGCCAACTAGAGCAGCAgttgaggcacttat gcaggtggttagtttgtttggcattctggaaactcacccgtacaacaccaggtccaaagacaagttgatcatggctggccAAGAACTAGATGCAAGTATTATTGATCTGTCAAGAGAGggggaagagtctgatgttaatctgaaagaggagttacataagttgaaacaccaaatggtagagatgtaccaggcatggatgaaagggcatccaccaccttCATACCCCGCCAACCTTGCTTTCGTCCTGCCACTagctcaatcccaagaacctcccactgttgattcatctccagcTTTCCCTATTACCatcactaccaag CTTGTAACCCAGTTGCTGGTAATCAACACCAAAgctatcccatggaactatgaacgggtgatagtgacctataagggaaaggaagtgaaagaagaagtcaatgaggcccaaGGATTAACTCAttcagggagatgctttgccccggaagagttaaggaaagctaaaacatacAGAGATAACCCAGTTCTAAAGAAAGCAGTCACTGAAGAAGAAACggaggagtttttgagaaaaattaagGTACAAGATTACTCGAACGTGGAGCAGCTAAGAAAGACTCCTGCTCAGATTTCCTTGCTAttattgctaatccattcagacgagcatcgtCAGGCcctaatgaaaattttgaaagaggCTCATGTTCCCGACAAAATCTCAGTGAACCATATGGAAAATATctccaacaaaatatttgaggtgaacagggtcacCTTCTTTGATGAcgaattgcctgtagaaggtactgaacacaacaaagctctttatCTTACGATAAAATATGAAGATTCTGTGGTCATCAGGGTATTagtcgacaatggttccagtgaaAACATCtaccctctctctactctgaacaagttgaaagttgatgatgagaggattcacaagaacaacatatgCATCCGAGGttttgacggtggagggaaagactcggttggtgatatagtgattgaattgacaataggaccagtggaattcaccatggagttccaagtACTGGACGTAGCCATCtcttacaatttgctattaggttGA